One genomic segment of Mycolicibacterium chubuense NBB4 includes these proteins:
- a CDS encoding CYTH and CHAD domain-containing protein: MAAKSPETSRYTEMERKFDVVESTVTPSFDGLSSVARVERPPSQSLDAVYFDTPEGDLSRHRITLRRRTGGTDAGWHVKLPAGPDTRTEVRAPLDDGEAEQPEVPDAVRDVVLAIVRDRPLAPVARISTTRAIELLYGPDGSLVAEFCDDQVTARAEGGDEQRWREWELELAPGADPGLLDRLANRLLDAGARPAGHGSKLGRVLSQPKKEKASAPADPVHRAVTEYIGELIEWDRAVRSDADDSVHQMRVTTRKIRSLLQSSEAVFGISDDAWILEELRELAGVLGVARDAEVLAERYERALDELPGEHVRGPIRDRLVEGARKRYRTGWRRSLTAMRSQRYFRLLDALEALAAAEPPPPAPGEDRAGVTIDSAYKRVRKAAKAARRAADGGEADVDEALHKIRKRAKRLRYTAAATGKGKVAERAKSIQTLLGDHQDSVVSRAHLSRQAESAHAAGEDTFTYGLLYQQESDLAQRCEEQLEAALKKLQRAVRRA; encoded by the coding sequence ATGGCCGCCAAATCGCCCGAAACCTCCAGGTACACGGAGATGGAGCGCAAGTTCGACGTGGTGGAGTCCACCGTCACGCCGTCGTTCGACGGCCTCTCGTCCGTCGCCCGGGTCGAGCGTCCGCCGTCACAATCGCTCGACGCTGTCTACTTCGACACACCCGAGGGCGACCTGTCGCGGCACCGAATCACCCTGCGCCGCCGCACCGGTGGGACCGACGCGGGCTGGCATGTGAAGCTGCCCGCAGGCCCCGACACCCGCACCGAGGTGCGGGCTCCACTGGACGACGGCGAGGCCGAACAGCCCGAGGTACCGGACGCCGTCCGCGACGTCGTCCTCGCGATCGTGCGCGATCGGCCGCTGGCGCCGGTGGCCCGAATCAGCACCACCAGGGCGATCGAGCTGCTCTACGGGCCCGACGGTTCGCTCGTCGCCGAGTTCTGCGACGACCAGGTGACGGCGCGCGCCGAGGGCGGCGACGAGCAGCGTTGGCGCGAATGGGAATTGGAGCTGGCGCCCGGTGCCGATCCCGGTCTCCTGGACCGGCTCGCCAACCGGCTCCTCGACGCCGGCGCCCGTCCCGCCGGGCACGGCTCGAAGCTGGGCCGGGTGCTGTCGCAGCCGAAGAAGGAGAAGGCTTCGGCGCCAGCCGATCCGGTTCATCGCGCGGTCACCGAGTACATCGGTGAACTGATCGAGTGGGACCGCGCAGTCCGCTCGGACGCCGACGACTCGGTCCATCAGATGCGGGTGACGACGCGCAAGATCCGCAGCCTGCTGCAGTCCTCGGAAGCCGTGTTCGGCATCTCCGACGACGCGTGGATCCTCGAGGAGTTGCGCGAGCTGGCCGGCGTGCTGGGCGTGGCGCGGGACGCCGAGGTGCTCGCCGAGCGGTACGAGCGGGCGCTCGACGAGCTGCCCGGCGAGCACGTGCGCGGCCCGATCCGCGACCGGCTGGTCGAGGGGGCCAGGAAGCGCTACCGGACCGGATGGCGCCGCTCGCTGACGGCGATGCGATCGCAGCGGTACTTCCGGCTGCTCGACGCGCTGGAGGCGTTGGCCGCCGCCGAGCCTCCGCCACCGGCGCCTGGTGAGGATCGGGCCGGCGTGACGATCGACTCGGCCTACAAGCGGGTCCGCAAGGCCGCCAAGGCCGCACGGCGCGCCGCCGACGGTGGTGAGGCCGACGTCGACGAAGCTCTGCACAAGATCCGCAAGCGCGCCAAGCGACTGCGGTACACGGCCGCCGCCACCGGTAAGGGCAAGGTGGCCGAGCGCGCGAAGTCGATCCAGACACTGCTCGGCGATCACCAGGACAGCGTGGTGAGCCGCGCGCATCTGAGCCGGCAGGCCGAATCGGCCCACGCCGCCGGAGAGGACACCTTCACCTACGGGTTGCTGTATCAGCAGGAGAGCGATCTGGCTCAGCGCTGCGAGGAGCAGCTCGAGGCAGCCCTGAAGAAGCTCCAGCGGGCGGTGCGCAGAGCCTGA
- a CDS encoding enoyl-CoA hydratase/isomerase family protein, whose amino-acid sequence MTEYQTLLFEQAGALARITLNRPQAANGMNHTMTRELADAAARCDTPGTKVVVITGAGRFFCAGGDLKDFADAPGRGRHIKAVADDLHRAISTFARMDAVVITAVNGTAAGAGFSLAVTGDLVLAAESASFTMAYTKVGLSPDGSASYFLPRLIGIAKTKELMLTNRVMSAELASHWGLVTEVVADDQLASRADELAQTMAATAAGSNGGVKSLLMHTFGNGLEEQMELEGRLIAARAESADGREGVDAFLAKRTPDFA is encoded by the coding sequence GTGACTGAATACCAGACCCTCCTCTTCGAGCAGGCCGGAGCGCTCGCCCGGATCACGCTGAACCGTCCCCAGGCGGCAAACGGCATGAATCACACCATGACTCGGGAACTCGCCGACGCCGCCGCCCGCTGCGACACTCCCGGGACCAAGGTGGTCGTGATCACCGGTGCCGGGCGGTTCTTCTGCGCGGGAGGCGATCTGAAGGACTTCGCGGACGCACCCGGCAGAGGACGTCACATCAAGGCGGTCGCCGACGATCTGCACCGCGCGATCTCCACCTTCGCCCGCATGGATGCGGTGGTGATCACCGCCGTCAACGGCACCGCCGCCGGTGCCGGCTTCTCGCTCGCGGTCACCGGCGATCTGGTGCTCGCCGCCGAGTCGGCGTCGTTCACGATGGCCTACACCAAGGTCGGGCTGAGTCCGGACGGCAGCGCGTCCTACTTCCTGCCGCGACTGATCGGCATCGCCAAGACCAAAGAGCTGATGCTCACCAACCGGGTGATGTCCGCGGAGCTGGCGTCGCACTGGGGACTGGTCACCGAGGTCGTCGCCGACGACCAACTCGCCTCGCGCGCCGACGAACTCGCTCAGACGATGGCGGCGACGGCGGCGGGCTCCAACGGAGGGGTCAAGAGCCTGCTGATGCACACCTTCGGCAACGGTCTCGAGGAGCAGATGGAACTCGAGGGCCGGTTGATCGCCGCCCGCGCGGAATCCGCCGACGGCCGGGAAGGCGTCGACGCGTTCCTGGCCAAGCGCACACCGGACTTCGCCTGA
- a CDS encoding helix-turn-helix transcriptional regulator, translated as MTQAPPARYLMRAKDLVDARYAEPITVDDLAAAAGLSRAHFSRMFTRTFGESPRAYLQTRRLERAASLLRHTERPVAEICMMVGLTSVGSFTTSFARVYGLSPAAYRASMPPAAVHARIPSCILRRDTRPRADSRSPKTAHGEKTG; from the coding sequence ATGACGCAGGCTCCGCCGGCCCGCTATCTGATGCGCGCCAAGGATCTGGTCGACGCCCGGTATGCCGAGCCGATCACGGTCGACGACCTGGCCGCCGCCGCCGGACTGTCGCGGGCACACTTCAGCCGGATGTTCACCCGGACGTTCGGGGAATCGCCGCGGGCCTATCTGCAGACCCGGCGGCTGGAACGGGCAGCGTCGCTGCTGCGCCACACCGAAAGGCCGGTGGCCGAGATCTGCATGATGGTGGGCCTGACCAGTGTCGGCTCCTTCACGACGAGCTTCGCCCGCGTCTACGGACTGTCCCCGGCCGCCTACCGCGCGTCGATGCCCCCGGCGGCCGTTCACGCCCGGATCCCGAGCTGCATCCTCCGCCGCGACACACGGCCCCGCGCGGACAGCCGCAGCCCGAAGACAGCACACGGGGAGAAGACGGGCTGA
- a CDS encoding fatty acyl-AMP ligase yields MSPEMRLEHYLDRDGNIEIPAGTTLTSFMERNIAQHGDDPAYRYLDFDHDGTVELTWSQFVVRMRAIGARLQQVTDRGDRVAILTPQGVDYVVGFFAAIEAGTIAVPLFAPELPGHAERLHAVLADARPTVVLTTTAAAQSVGEFLRNIPRGRRPRMIAVDAVPDAVGDTFAPAPLDSDDIAYLQYTSGSTRTPAGVEITHRSACTNLVQMILGVGLDWNIRSVSWLPLFHDMGLLMIMFPALVGSHITLMSPVAFVRRPYRWIRELGASDTPTFAAAPNFAFELAAQRGLPPAGDTLDLSNVAGLINGSEPVSMASVEKFTAAFGPYGLDPSAIKPSYGMAEATLFVSTTSPGSVPTAVHLDRAELGMGRAVRVGPDHPNAVPQVSCGHVARSQWAVIVDPRTEAEVPDGRVGEIWLHGDNVGRGYWGRHEESELTFQNKLQSRLQRGSHAEGSAESAMWLRTGDLGVYIDGQLHITGRVKDLIIVDGRNHYPQDIEATVAEASPAVRTGFAAVFGVPGEGREEVVVVAERAPGAGRADAAPIQEVIRAAVSKRHAVPLADVKLVAAGAIPRTTSGKLARSACRARYLDGAL; encoded by the coding sequence ATGAGTCCAGAGATGCGGCTCGAGCACTACCTCGACCGCGACGGCAACATCGAGATCCCTGCGGGCACCACGCTGACCTCCTTCATGGAGCGCAACATCGCGCAGCACGGCGACGACCCCGCCTACCGCTACCTCGACTTCGACCACGACGGCACCGTGGAACTGACGTGGTCGCAGTTCGTCGTTCGGATGAGGGCCATCGGCGCGAGGTTGCAACAGGTCACCGACCGAGGTGACCGCGTCGCCATCCTCACCCCGCAAGGCGTGGACTACGTCGTCGGCTTCTTCGCCGCGATCGAGGCGGGGACCATCGCGGTGCCGCTGTTCGCACCCGAGCTGCCCGGCCACGCCGAACGGCTCCACGCCGTGCTGGCCGATGCCCGCCCGACGGTGGTCCTGACGACGACGGCGGCCGCGCAGTCGGTCGGGGAGTTCCTCCGCAACATCCCGCGGGGCCGCAGGCCGCGCATGATCGCCGTCGACGCCGTGCCCGACGCGGTGGGCGACACCTTCGCGCCCGCACCGCTGGACAGCGACGACATCGCCTACCTGCAGTACACCTCGGGCTCCACGCGCACACCCGCGGGCGTCGAGATCACGCACCGCTCGGCCTGCACCAACCTCGTGCAGATGATCCTCGGGGTGGGTCTCGACTGGAACATCCGCAGCGTCAGCTGGCTGCCCCTGTTCCACGACATGGGCCTGCTGATGATCATGTTCCCCGCGCTGGTGGGCAGCCACATCACGTTGATGTCGCCGGTCGCGTTCGTCCGCCGGCCCTACCGGTGGATCCGCGAGCTCGGCGCCTCGGACACGCCCACGTTTGCGGCCGCTCCGAACTTCGCGTTCGAGCTGGCCGCCCAGCGTGGTCTGCCGCCCGCCGGCGACACCCTCGACCTGAGCAACGTCGCGGGGCTGATCAACGGTTCGGAACCCGTGAGCATGGCGTCCGTCGAGAAGTTCACCGCGGCCTTCGGGCCCTACGGGCTCGACCCGTCGGCGATCAAGCCGTCCTACGGGATGGCCGAGGCGACGCTGTTCGTGTCCACCACGTCGCCGGGCTCCGTGCCGACGGCCGTGCACCTCGACCGCGCGGAACTCGGCATGGGACGTGCGGTGCGCGTCGGCCCCGACCACCCGAACGCGGTGCCCCAGGTCTCCTGCGGGCACGTCGCCCGCAGCCAGTGGGCGGTGATCGTCGACCCGCGCACCGAAGCGGAAGTGCCAGACGGCCGGGTCGGCGAGATCTGGCTGCACGGCGACAACGTCGGCCGCGGATACTGGGGCCGGCACGAGGAGAGCGAGCTGACGTTCCAGAACAAGCTGCAGTCGCGCCTGCAGCGGGGCAGTCATGCCGAAGGAAGTGCCGAAAGCGCGATGTGGCTGCGCACCGGTGATCTCGGCGTCTACATCGACGGTCAGCTGCACATCACCGGGCGGGTCAAGGATCTGATCATCGTCGACGGCCGGAATCACTATCCCCAGGACATCGAGGCCACGGTGGCCGAGGCGTCCCCGGCGGTGCGAACGGGGTTCGCCGCCGTGTTCGGGGTGCCGGGAGAGGGGCGCGAAGAAGTCGTCGTCGTCGCCGAACGCGCGCCGGGCGCCGGGCGGGCCGATGCCGCGCCGATCCAGGAGGTGATCCGCGCGGCGGTCTCCAAACGTCACGCGGTGCCGTTAGCCGACGTGAAACTGGTTGCGGCGGGCGCGATTCCGAGGACCACCAGCGGCAAATTGGCACGCAGCGCGTGCCGGGCGCGGTATCTGGACGGCGCCCTCTGA
- a CDS encoding VOC family protein gives MIRIASVHLWVHDQDVALKYWTEKIGMEVRQDVSLPDIEGLFRWLTVGPPGQDDVSIVLMAVPGEPVMDGPTREQVLDLTAKGFAGTVFLTTDDCRASYEELKARGVEFTEEPHEMPYGIDCGFRDPSGNSVRLTQLAQVPS, from the coding sequence ATGATCAGGATCGCAAGCGTGCACCTGTGGGTGCACGACCAGGACGTCGCGTTGAAGTACTGGACCGAGAAGATCGGCATGGAAGTCCGCCAGGATGTTTCGTTGCCCGATATCGAGGGCCTGTTCCGCTGGCTCACGGTCGGACCCCCTGGCCAGGACGACGTCTCGATCGTCTTGATGGCCGTGCCCGGCGAGCCCGTGATGGACGGGCCCACTCGCGAACAGGTCCTCGACCTCACCGCGAAGGGCTTCGCCGGCACGGTCTTCCTGACCACCGACGATTGCCGCGCCAGCTACGAGGAACTCAAGGCCCGCGGCGTCGAGTTCACCGAAGAGCCCCACGAGATGCCCTACGGCATCGACTGCGGCTTCCGCGACCCGTCCGGCAACAGCGTC